A region from the Halogeometricum sp. S3BR5-2 genome encodes:
- a CDS encoding nucleic acid-binding protein: MIVAVADTGPLIHLDEIDALQLLSVVDELLIPQTVYEELKTGTVPSALSTIEYELVEAEITERTADLDPGETAALAVASERSAVLLTDDLAARDAAEDIDVEVHGSIGIIVLSYTRGKLAKSKAAELMRALQTETSLFITDAVVERGIALLEKST; this comes from the coding sequence GTGATCGTTGCGGTCGCTGACACAGGCCCACTCATCCACCTCGACGAAATCGATGCGCTTCAGTTGCTCTCGGTAGTCGATGAACTCCTCATCCCACAAACGGTATACGAGGAGCTCAAGACAGGTACAGTTCCGTCGGCACTCAGTACCATCGAGTACGAGCTCGTTGAGGCAGAGATAACTGAACGCACCGCTGATTTAGACCCTGGCGAGACTGCTGCTCTTGCAGTTGCATCTGAGCGCTCAGCAGTCCTTTTGACTGATGACCTCGCTGCAAGAGACGCTGCTGAGGACATCGATGTTGAAGTGCATGGTTCAATCGGTATCATTGTTCTCAGCTACACTCGCGGAAAACTCGCCAAATCAAAAGCGGCCGAGCTGATGCGAGCACTCCAAACAGAAACCAGCCTGTTCATTACCGACGCTGTGGTTGAACGAGGTATCGCGCTCCTCGAGAAATCGACCTGA
- a CDS encoding DUF7389 domain-containing protein, whose translation MPEHTQQSRTKAESTENSERQAPTEYVERSDVGVSLTVKLTRGTGTRDQDKVTAKVKAKTLEEAREDMETLRAYIHDLAEDIRQMQPTDPHEE comes from the coding sequence ATGCCAGAACACACACAGCAGTCCCGTACGAAGGCAGAATCGACCGAAAACAGTGAGCGACAGGCACCAACCGAATACGTCGAGCGAAGCGATGTCGGGGTCTCACTCACGGTGAAGCTGACTCGCGGCACTGGGACCCGCGACCAGGATAAGGTCACAGCCAAAGTGAAGGCGAAAACGCTCGAAGAGGCCCGCGAGGACATGGAAACCCTCCGCGCGTACATCCACGACCTCGCCGAGGACATCCGCCAGATGCAGCCAACAGACCCACACGAAGAGTAA
- a CDS encoding helix-turn-helix domain-containing protein encodes MYEICGEKELKVILALNPGDSISAVARKIDENRETIRRVVDRLEEAGYVAYDNGLRLVDQTLRDAGLKFLTAAAATSPPSISEAYVLPQFADMEFAYTAIDAVYVWTRGGYQVARDPADYPLFIAVYESDLDAWTSFFDRFGIPTTEERQPADDLDGAIQVVLEPRSQIDAEIVDGRPVIPLQDTVAFATEYYATFESALDMLGRMYDDVDTDKVQPKLS; translated from the coding sequence ATGTACGAAATATGTGGTGAGAAGGAACTCAAGGTCATCCTCGCGCTCAACCCAGGAGACTCCATCTCCGCCGTCGCACGGAAAATCGACGAGAACCGGGAGACAATTCGGCGCGTTGTGGATCGCCTTGAGGAGGCGGGATACGTCGCGTACGATAATGGCCTCCGCCTCGTCGATCAAACGCTCCGAGACGCCGGTCTCAAGTTCCTGACGGCGGCAGCAGCCACCTCGCCACCGTCGATTTCAGAAGCGTACGTCCTCCCGCAGTTCGCGGATATGGAGTTTGCGTACACTGCCATCGATGCGGTCTACGTCTGGACCCGCGGTGGCTACCAAGTCGCTCGCGACCCGGCGGACTATCCGCTGTTCATCGCCGTCTACGAGTCCGACCTCGACGCCTGGACGTCGTTCTTTGACCGATTCGGAATCCCGACGACAGAGGAGCGCCAGCCCGCTGATGACCTCGATGGCGCCATTCAGGTCGTTCTGGAACCACGGTCACAGATCGATGCCGAGATAGTCGACGGACGGCCCGTTATCCCGCTTCAAGATACCGTGGCGTTCGCAACCGAGTACTACGCGACCTTCGAGTCGGCACTCGACATGCTCGGGCGGATGTACGACGACGTCGACACTGACAAGGTCCAGCCCAAACTGTCTTGA
- a CDS encoding DoxX family protein, producing the protein MERPYVDRIESVRQSVPEWVHTGLRLVLIALVAKPALSKVVTYGSSVSFFEAIGISAPAAMVIVSGLIEVGAVVLLFIGIGERLAAVSLIPVMLVAILYVGPDWKNLSVLFGAMGLLVLVTDFDAVWHPIDRRLG; encoded by the coding sequence ATGGAACGTCCGTATGTTGATCGTATCGAGTCGGTACGGCAGTCCGTCCCGGAGTGGGTTCACACCGGGCTTCGGCTCGTCCTCATTGCTCTCGTCGCGAAACCGGCCCTGAGTAAGGTCGTCACCTACGGGAGTTCAGTCTCTTTTTTCGAAGCCATTGGGATTTCAGCTCCTGCAGCGATGGTCATCGTCTCCGGCCTCATCGAAGTGGGAGCGGTTGTCCTCCTCTTCATCGGCATTGGGGAACGACTCGCGGCTGTTTCCCTGATACCGGTGATGCTCGTGGCGATATTGTACGTCGGGCCGGATTGGAAGAATCTCAGCGTCCTCTTTGGAGCGATGGGACTCCTTGTCTTGGTGACTGATTTCGACGCTGTCTGGCATCCAATCGATCGCCGACTCGGTTAG
- a CDS encoding ribbon-helix-helix protein, CopG family, protein MATDLTERVQEIAEARGLPESEILEQALERGVEDLWVDLILSRYMNDEIDRKTAIEFVGRDRVKRAERELQAVEDDVRWGLNA, encoded by the coding sequence ATGGCCACGGATCTCACCGAACGGGTGCAAGAAATCGCGGAAGCGCGAGGCCTCCCCGAGTCGGAGATCCTCGAACAGGCACTGGAACGCGGTGTCGAAGACCTCTGGGTAGATCTCATTCTCTCCCGATACATGAACGACGAAATCGATCGAAAAACAGCGATCGAATTCGTTGGGCGCGACCGCGTCAAGCGTGCAGAACGCGAGCTGCAGGCAGTCGAAGATGATGTTCGGTGGGGCCTGAATGCGTGA
- a CDS encoding winged helix-turn-helix transcriptional regulator, with product MSRAIEDEECVASWCADDDWCTVTCTAHLIGKKWHPVIVHRLLAHGPLGFNALKDEIESISSTVLSSSLEDLEDNGLVNRAIVSEKPFRVEYSLTEQGASLEPVIKAMDAWGEDYLKETSCS from the coding sequence ATGAGTAGAGCAATCGAAGACGAAGAGTGCGTTGCGTCGTGGTGCGCTGACGACGACTGGTGTACGGTGACGTGTACAGCCCACCTCATCGGGAAGAAATGGCATCCGGTGATCGTCCACCGACTGCTTGCACATGGCCCGCTCGGGTTCAATGCGCTCAAAGACGAAATCGAATCGATCTCCAGTACCGTGCTTTCGAGCAGTCTTGAGGATTTGGAAGACAATGGCCTCGTGAATCGAGCGATCGTGAGCGAGAAACCGTTTCGGGTGGAGTACTCCCTGACCGAGCAGGGTGCCTCGCTCGAACCCGTTATCAAGGCAATGGACGCCTGGGGAGAAGACTATCTCAAAGAGACGTCTTGTAGCTGA
- a CDS encoding DUF6166 domain-containing protein, producing MSGFTDPHSHEQPRASADADVVYVGYRRRGRAIVEKHPDQEQLTLDRSLELTSHSPSGFEWGYGGSGPAQLALALLLDHTDDEEVALAEYMAFKTEVVSQLECTGSDGYWRLTGREIDAALRETVKEPVAPSVN from the coding sequence ATGAGTGGATTTACCGACCCACACTCGCACGAACAGCCACGCGCCTCGGCTGACGCCGACGTCGTTTACGTCGGCTACCGTCGTCGAGGCCGCGCCATCGTCGAGAAACATCCTGACCAGGAACAGCTCACACTCGATCGGAGTCTCGAGTTGACGAGTCACAGTCCCTCGGGTTTCGAATGGGGATATGGTGGGAGTGGCCCGGCTCAACTCGCGCTCGCGCTCCTGCTCGATCACACCGACGATGAGGAGGTGGCACTGGCGGAGTACATGGCGTTCAAGACCGAGGTGGTGAGCCAGCTGGAGTGTACAGGTTCCGACGGCTACTGGCGACTCACCGGACGAGAGATTGACGCCGCCCTTCGCGAGACAGTCAAAGAACCAGTCGCACCGTCCGTCAACTAA